In the genome of Oenanthe melanoleuca isolate GR-GAL-2019-014 chromosome 21, OMel1.0, whole genome shotgun sequence, one region contains:
- the UBIAD1 gene encoding ubiA prenyltransferase domain-containing protein 1: MGPAELVQKISISAESPRGNERNGSGSALAGADGAAPGSWRQKCAAYVLALRPWSFSASLTPVALGSALAYRAEGTLDPGLLLGSAVTVLAVHGAGNLVNTYYDFSKGIDHKKSDDRTLVDQILQPQDVVRFGVFLYTVGCICAAGLYAVSTLKLEHLALIYFGGLSSSFLYTGGIGFKYVALGDVVILITFGPLAVMFAHAVQVGYLSVSPLLYAVPLALSTEAILHSNNTRDMESDRQAGIVTLAILIGPTFSYILYTVLLFLPYLIFCVLATRYTISMALPLLTIPMAFSLERQFRSQSFCKIPQRTAKLNLLLGLFYVFGITLAPAGALPKL; encoded by the exons ATGGGGCCGGCAGAGCTGGTGCAGAAGATCAGTATCAGCGCCGAGAGCCCCCGCGGCAATGAGAGGAACGGCAGCGGCTCGGCGCTGGCGGGCGCTGACGGGGCCGCCCCCggcagctggaggcagaagTGCGCGGCCTATGTGCTGGCGCTGCGGCCCTGGAGCTTCAGCGCCTCGCTGACCCCTGTGGCGCTGGGCAGCGCCCTGGCCTACCGGGCTGAGGGGACACTCGacccggggctgctgctgggcagcgcCGTCACCGTCCTGGCTGTGCACGGCGCCGGCAACTTGGTGAATACCTACTATGACTTTTCCAAAGGCATCGATCACAAGAAGAGTGATGACAGGACATTGGTGGACCAGATTTTGCAGCCGCAGGATGTGGTCCGGTTTGGAGTTTTTCTCTACACTGTGGGCTGtatctgtgctgctgggctctaCGCTGTCTCCACGCTCAAGCTGGAGCACCTGGCCCTGATTTACTTTGGAGGactttccagctccttcctttATACCGGAG GAATTGGATTTAAGTACGTTGCACTTGGTGATGTGGTGATCCTGATCACCTTTGGGCCCCTGGCTGTCATGTTTGCCCACGCAGTGCAGGTTGGTTACCTGTCTGTGTCCCCGCTGCTCTACGCCGTCCCTCTGGCGCTCAGCACCGAGGCCATCCTGCACAGCAACAACACGCGGGACATGGAGTCGGACCGGCAGGCGGGGATTGTCACCTTGGCCATCCTCATCGGCCCCACCTTCTCCTATATTCTCTACACTGTGCTGCTCTTCTTGCCCTACCTGATTTTCTGTGTGCTGGCCACACGCTACACCATCAGcatggcactgccactgctcaCCATCCCCATGGCGTTCTCGCTGGAGAGACAGTTCCGCAGTCAGAGCTTCTGCAAAATTCCTCAGCGGACAGCCAAGCTCAACCTCCTGCTGGGCCTTTTCTATGTGTTTGGCATCACATTGGCAccagctggggctctgcccaaACTGTGA